A genomic region of Microbacterium schleiferi contains the following coding sequences:
- a CDS encoding glucosamine-6-phosphate deaminase encodes MAEVIIVPRSAEGGNLVASEIARRIRATPDLVLGLATGSTPLPVYEALRPALAEVDVSGVRGFALDEYVGLDPAHPQSYRSVIAREVVEPLGLDPARIRVPDGRLDGIAHAGEVYEAAIMDAGGIALQILGIGTDGHIGFNEPGSSFASRTRVKTLTEQTRADNARFFASPDEVPMHCITQGLGTILEAGQLVLLAFGRSKAAALAAAVEGPVSASVPGSAIQLHPHVTVVVDEDAAAELTRADYYRYAYANKPTWQGL; translated from the coding sequence GTGGCTGAAGTCATCATCGTTCCCAGGTCTGCGGAGGGCGGGAACCTGGTCGCGAGCGAGATCGCGCGGCGCATCCGCGCCACCCCCGATCTTGTGCTGGGGCTGGCGACCGGGTCGACGCCGCTCCCGGTCTACGAGGCGCTACGCCCCGCGCTCGCCGAAGTCGACGTGTCAGGCGTTCGCGGATTCGCGCTCGACGAGTATGTGGGGCTCGATCCCGCGCACCCGCAGAGCTACCGGTCGGTCATCGCGCGGGAAGTGGTCGAGCCGCTGGGACTGGACCCTGCGCGCATCCGAGTCCCCGATGGGCGCCTCGACGGGATCGCGCACGCCGGCGAGGTCTACGAGGCAGCGATCATGGATGCCGGTGGCATCGCTCTGCAGATCCTGGGGATCGGCACCGACGGTCATATTGGTTTCAACGAACCGGGCTCGTCGTTCGCCTCCCGCACGCGTGTCAAGACGCTCACCGAACAGACGCGCGCCGACAACGCGCGCTTCTTCGCCTCGCCGGACGAGGTGCCAATGCACTGCATCACGCAGGGGCTCGGCACGATCCTTGAGGCAGGCCAACTCGTGCTCCTCGCCTTCGGGAGGTCCAAGGCGGCAGCCCTCGCGGCAGCCGTCGAGGGCCCGGTGTCAGCATCCGTTCCCGGTTCGGCGATTCAGCTCCACCCTCACGTCACGGTGGTTGTCGACGAGGATGCTGCAGCCGAGCTCACCCGCGCGGACTACTACCGCTACGCCTACGCGAACAAGCCGACCTGGCAGGGTCTCTAG
- a CDS encoding N-acetylglucosamine-6-phosphate deacetylase — protein sequence MTAPDASAHGPEGTIIHGVRLVTDGAETSDAWVEMRDGAVAAVGTGGDWRSRSATATVVDAREVAGAGAVLAPGFIDIHGHGGGGFSYEGSESDIRGARALHLTHGTTRAVLSLVSGPLGHLTAQVERIAQLTRTDADILGSHLEGPFLDAGHRGAHDPGTLRAATPEALAALLNAGSGTIRQVTLAPELPGAGDAIRAFREAGAAVAVGHTGADVETSRAAFEAGASILTHAFNAMPPLHHRAPGPVAAATADPRVTLEVIADGVHVHPELIRMLFAAAPGRVALITDAMAAAGADDGRYVLGELDVDVAAGVARLAGTDTIAGSTLTQDAALRVARAAGVELPAAVDALTRVPAAAIGIEVRHGSLRTGSVADAVLLDSRLEPRAVWLEGRRVR from the coding sequence GTGACCGCTCCGGATGCCTCCGCGCATGGGCCCGAGGGCACGATCATCCACGGCGTCCGGCTAGTCACGGATGGTGCCGAGACCAGCGACGCCTGGGTCGAGATGCGCGACGGTGCCGTCGCCGCCGTCGGAACCGGCGGCGACTGGCGTTCCCGGTCAGCGACGGCGACGGTGGTCGATGCACGGGAGGTCGCAGGAGCTGGCGCCGTTCTCGCGCCAGGGTTCATCGACATCCATGGCCACGGCGGCGGCGGGTTCTCGTATGAGGGCTCCGAGTCAGACATCCGTGGCGCCCGCGCCCTGCACCTCACGCACGGTACGACGCGGGCCGTGCTCTCGCTCGTCTCGGGGCCGCTCGGGCACCTCACGGCGCAGGTCGAGCGCATCGCGCAGCTGACACGAACGGATGCCGACATCCTCGGTTCCCACCTCGAAGGGCCGTTCCTCGATGCGGGCCACCGGGGAGCACACGATCCGGGCACGCTGCGAGCGGCAACCCCTGAGGCCCTCGCGGCGCTGCTCAACGCGGGCTCGGGCACGATCCGGCAGGTGACCCTCGCGCCGGAACTGCCGGGCGCGGGCGACGCGATCCGCGCCTTTCGCGAGGCGGGTGCGGCTGTCGCGGTCGGTCATACGGGTGCCGACGTCGAGACGAGTCGTGCGGCGTTCGAGGCCGGCGCGAGCATCCTGACCCACGCGTTCAACGCGATGCCACCCCTGCACCACCGCGCTCCCGGACCGGTCGCCGCCGCAACCGCCGACCCGCGCGTGACGCTCGAAGTGATCGCGGATGGCGTCCACGTGCATCCCGAGCTCATCCGGATGCTCTTCGCCGCGGCCCCGGGGCGCGTTGCGCTGATCACCGACGCGATGGCAGCCGCCGGCGCCGACGACGGACGCTACGTGCTGGGTGAGCTGGACGTCGATGTCGCCGCCGGGGTCGCCCGCCTCGCGGGGACAGACACGATCGCGGGGTCGACGCTGACGCAGGATGCCGCGCTTCGCGTGGCCCGCGCAGCCGGGGTCGAACTGCCCGCGGCTGTCGACGCACTCACCCGCGTCCCGGCCGCCGCGATCGGCATCGAGGTCCGCCACGGTAGCCTGCGCACGGGCTCCGTGGCCGACGCTGTGCTGCTGGATTCCCGCCTCGAACCGCGAGCGGTGTGGCTTGAGGGCCGCCGCGTGCGCTGA
- a CDS encoding FAD-binding oxidoreductase has product MSDREVLAQLRAELGDALDTTDASLEAARADKSGHASTGRPLAVVHARTVSDVQATLRIASGTGTPVVTRGAGTGLAGGANAGPGEIALSLRAMDRILEVRPDDLLAVVEPGILNADLNRALAEHGLWWAPDPASRDISTVGGNIATGAGGLLCAKYGVVRDAVLGVDLVLADGRLLRLGHRTVKGVTGLDLTSLVIGSEGILGVVVGATLKLRRLTRGAVCTIAATFTDVGTAASACSAVTAAGLQPAIMELLDAASLAAIHDLLGLATPTPGEAHVTVQTDGVAAAADAAAIATVLEAAGGRVAVSTDPTEGERLLAIRRSMHPAMARLGTTLIEDVSVPRSALAAMFTRIAEIERRYGLVIPTVAHAGDGNLHPNFIFDGPDVPAVIWEAADELFHAALDLGGTLTGEHGIGALKRRWLADELGDDQWELQRQIARVFDPQGILNPGKVFAT; this is encoded by the coding sequence ATGAGCGACCGGGAGGTCCTCGCGCAGCTGCGCGCCGAGCTCGGCGACGCGCTCGACACGACGGATGCCTCCCTCGAGGCTGCGCGCGCCGACAAGTCCGGCCATGCCAGCACGGGCCGGCCGCTCGCTGTCGTGCACGCGCGCACGGTGAGCGACGTGCAGGCAACATTGCGCATCGCCTCGGGCACGGGTACACCCGTCGTCACTCGCGGCGCCGGGACAGGACTTGCCGGCGGCGCGAACGCCGGGCCGGGCGAAATCGCCCTCTCGCTCCGCGCGATGGACCGCATCCTGGAGGTGCGCCCCGATGACCTGCTCGCCGTCGTCGAGCCCGGCATCCTCAACGCCGACCTGAACCGCGCGCTCGCCGAGCACGGCCTGTGGTGGGCACCGGATCCCGCCAGCCGCGACATCTCCACTGTCGGCGGGAACATCGCCACCGGCGCCGGGGGCCTCTTGTGCGCGAAGTACGGCGTGGTGCGCGATGCCGTCCTCGGCGTCGACCTCGTCCTGGCCGACGGCCGACTGTTGCGCCTCGGGCACCGCACGGTCAAGGGTGTGACCGGCCTTGACCTCACCTCTCTCGTGATCGGTTCGGAAGGCATCCTCGGTGTCGTTGTCGGTGCCACCCTCAAACTCCGGCGGCTCACGCGCGGCGCGGTGTGCACCATCGCGGCGACCTTCACGGATGTCGGGACCGCCGCGAGCGCGTGCAGCGCCGTCACCGCGGCGGGGCTGCAGCCGGCGATCATGGAGCTGCTCGACGCCGCGTCGCTGGCCGCCATCCACGACCTTCTGGGCCTTGCGACACCGACGCCGGGCGAGGCACACGTGACGGTCCAGACCGACGGGGTCGCCGCAGCAGCAGACGCGGCGGCGATTGCCACGGTGCTCGAAGCGGCAGGTGGCCGGGTCGCGGTGTCGACGGATCCCACGGAGGGCGAACGGCTCCTCGCGATCCGGAGGTCGATGCACCCGGCGATGGCTCGGCTCGGCACGACGCTCATCGAGGACGTTTCGGTTCCACGCTCCGCGCTGGCCGCGATGTTCACGCGCATCGCAGAGATCGAGCGCCGCTACGGTCTCGTGATCCCCACGGTCGCGCATGCGGGCGACGGGAACCTGCATCCGAACTTCATCTTCGACGGCCCGGACGTCCCCGCCGTGATCTGGGAGGCCGCCGACGAGCTGTTCCACGCGGCACTCGATCTCGGCGGCACGCTCACCGGCGAGCACGGTATCGGGGCTCTCAAGCGCCGGTGGCTTGCCGACGAGCTCGGGGATGACCAGTGGGAGCTGCAGCGCCAGATCGCTCGCGTGTTCGATCCGCAGGGGATCCTCAACCCCGGCAAGGTGTTCGCAACGTGA
- a CDS encoding family 20 glycosylhydrolase: MTGTPPRETAAAPASAGVVPVPRELVAGEGPGFGLRARTAVSGDQAAVSILTNLVAARTHGQVAIDSAATGPGISLVRAETGSPESYRLVASADGIEVTGADAAGLFYGIQTLVQLIESAAAGWRILAATITDAPRFSYRGVMLDVARHFFPVDTVLGVIDRAAQLKLNHLHLHLTDDQGWRIEIPSRPELTRLASGTAIDGDPGGFYTAEDYARIVAYAAARHMTVVPEIDLPGHTHAVGLAYPQIVHPPVLSEHIREVVESYGSTLPVAGEPYEGLAVGFSSLRIGDPATETFVTDVVTDLAAMTPGPYLHVGGDEALGTDPGDYAAFVALASRIVAATGKAPVLWHEAGAARDLHPGTVGQYWGFVAPTDGMDEKARGFVARGGRLILSPADAVYLDMKDSEDSALGLVWAGGPTSVERAYAWEPGAVLDGVAEPDILGVEAPLWTETVRSADEIDTLMFPRLAAAAEAAWSPATGAHPLRTWESFRSRIGALDGLWSALGIRFRRSAEIPWSGEGAS; the protein is encoded by the coding sequence ATGACCGGAACACCGCCTCGCGAGACCGCTGCCGCACCCGCCTCGGCCGGCGTCGTCCCGGTCCCCCGCGAGCTCGTCGCCGGGGAGGGGCCCGGGTTCGGACTGCGAGCGCGGACCGCGGTCAGCGGCGACCAGGCGGCGGTCAGTATCCTCACGAACCTCGTCGCGGCGCGGACGCACGGACAGGTTGCCATCGATTCGGCGGCGACCGGCCCGGGCATTTCCCTCGTCCGCGCGGAGACCGGAAGCCCCGAGTCCTACCGACTCGTCGCCTCCGCAGACGGCATCGAGGTGACCGGGGCGGATGCCGCGGGACTGTTCTATGGCATCCAGACCCTCGTGCAACTCATCGAGTCCGCGGCGGCCGGGTGGCGGATACTTGCTGCGACGATCACGGATGCCCCGCGCTTCTCCTATCGCGGCGTCATGCTCGATGTCGCGCGCCACTTCTTCCCGGTTGACACGGTGCTCGGCGTCATCGACCGGGCGGCGCAGCTCAAGCTCAATCACCTCCACCTGCACCTGACCGACGACCAGGGGTGGCGGATCGAGATTCCCTCGCGCCCGGAACTCACCCGGCTCGCATCCGGGACAGCCATCGACGGCGACCCGGGCGGCTTCTACACGGCGGAGGACTATGCCCGCATCGTGGCGTACGCCGCGGCTCGGCACATGACCGTTGTGCCCGAGATCGACCTTCCGGGCCACACCCATGCCGTCGGACTCGCCTATCCGCAGATCGTCCACCCTCCCGTGCTCTCCGAGCACATCCGCGAGGTCGTCGAGAGCTACGGCAGCACGCTGCCGGTAGCGGGCGAACCGTACGAGGGCCTCGCTGTCGGCTTCTCGTCGCTGCGGATCGGCGACCCGGCGACCGAGACGTTTGTCACGGATGTCGTCACGGATCTTGCCGCGATGACTCCCGGACCCTATCTGCACGTCGGCGGCGACGAAGCCCTGGGCACGGATCCGGGAGACTACGCGGCGTTCGTCGCGCTCGCCTCGCGGATCGTGGCGGCGACGGGCAAGGCTCCCGTGCTGTGGCACGAAGCCGGCGCGGCCCGCGACCTGCATCCGGGAACTGTCGGCCAATACTGGGGGTTTGTGGCCCCGACCGACGGAATGGACGAGAAAGCACGAGGTTTCGTCGCGCGCGGCGGGCGCCTCATCCTGTCGCCGGCCGACGCCGTGTACCTCGATATGAAGGACTCCGAGGATTCGGCGCTCGGACTGGTTTGGGCGGGAGGTCCGACCAGCGTCGAGCGCGCGTATGCCTGGGAGCCCGGTGCTGTGCTGGACGGCGTCGCCGAGCCCGATATCCTCGGGGTCGAGGCGCCCCTGTGGACCGAGACCGTGCGGAGCGCGGACGAGATCGACACGCTGATGTTCCCGCGGCTTGCCGCAGCCGCCGAAGCCGCGTGGTCGCCTGCCACCGGCGCGCATCCGCTACGGACATGGGAGTCGTTCCGCAGCCGGATCGGCGCCCTCGACGGGCTGTGGAGCGCTCTCGGCATCCGCTTCCGTCGCTCAGCCGAGATCCCCTGGAGCGGGGAGGGAGCATCGTGA
- a CDS encoding ROK family protein, which produces MRLGLDVGGTKTDAVAMAPNGTIVARARLATGWGADAVVRTILDAVAALRADPALAAADIRSVGIGIPGRIEPGSGRVEHAVNLGVETLDLAAAVAPVLGVAVRVENDVKAAALGAASLRGAAQSMGYLNLGTGIAAAIVTDGALWRGARGGAGEIGHLSIDPAGPVCRCGQRGCIEALAGGGAVSARWGKPGALPIRDVFDAADAGDPVAVRLRTDLARGVAAAIRVLVLTADVDTVVLGGGITTLGTRLQGEVAAHLDASARESAFLRSLQLVARVEILPVGAPAAALGAALIGAEAAGEREVVSRG; this is translated from the coding sequence ATGAGACTCGGCCTCGACGTCGGAGGGACCAAGACTGACGCTGTCGCGATGGCCCCGAACGGAACAATCGTCGCCCGCGCGCGCCTCGCGACAGGGTGGGGAGCGGATGCCGTCGTGCGGACGATCCTCGACGCCGTCGCCGCGCTACGGGCCGACCCCGCGCTCGCGGCGGCCGATATCCGCTCGGTCGGGATCGGCATCCCCGGCCGGATCGAACCGGGCTCGGGGCGGGTCGAACACGCCGTCAACCTCGGTGTCGAAACGCTCGACCTCGCCGCAGCCGTGGCGCCCGTGCTCGGCGTTGCTGTGCGTGTCGAGAACGACGTCAAGGCTGCTGCGCTGGGTGCAGCCTCGTTGCGGGGTGCGGCACAGTCCATGGGGTACCTGAACCTCGGCACGGGGATCGCGGCCGCCATCGTGACCGACGGCGCCCTGTGGCGCGGTGCGCGCGGCGGTGCGGGAGAGATCGGGCATCTGTCGATCGACCCGGCAGGCCCCGTGTGCCGGTGCGGCCAACGCGGCTGCATCGAGGCGCTCGCCGGCGGCGGCGCGGTCTCGGCCCGCTGGGGCAAGCCGGGGGCGCTGCCGATCCGGGACGTGTTCGACGCTGCCGACGCCGGTGATCCGGTGGCCGTGCGCCTGCGCACCGACCTTGCCCGAGGCGTTGCTGCCGCCATCCGTGTCCTCGTGCTCACGGCGGATGTCGACACCGTCGTCCTCGGAGGTGGCATCACGACTCTGGGCACCCGCCTGCAGGGCGAGGTGGCCGCTCACCTGGACGCGAGCGCCCGGGAGTCCGCGTTCCTGCGATCGCTCCAACTGGTTGCTCGCGTCGAGATCCTTCCCGTCGGTGCCCCCGCCGCCGCGCTCGGAGCCGCCCTCATCGGCGCCGAAGCGGCGGGCGAGAGAGAGGTCGTATCCCGTGGCTGA
- a CDS encoding YrdB family protein encodes MPESATPTGVPAGTRPALSAVDVLAVLCELFAFGTLAFWGFAAWPLPWNIVIGIGAPLVAILLWALFVSPRAVIVVHPFLRAVVELLVYVSATIAWWSVGLIWVGLIFGVIAVTVGVLSGRRRLA; translated from the coding sequence ATGCCCGAATCAGCGACCCCGACCGGCGTGCCCGCGGGAACGCGCCCAGCGCTGAGCGCGGTCGACGTTCTCGCCGTCCTCTGTGAGCTGTTCGCGTTCGGGACTCTCGCGTTCTGGGGGTTCGCTGCCTGGCCGCTCCCGTGGAACATCGTCATCGGCATCGGCGCGCCCCTGGTCGCCATCCTGCTATGGGCCCTGTTCGTTTCTCCCCGCGCCGTGATCGTCGTCCACCCGTTCCTGCGGGCCGTGGTCGAGCTTCTCGTCTACGTCTCGGCGACGATCGCGTGGTGGAGCGTCGGCCTGATCTGGGTAGGCCTGATCTTCGGGGTCATCGCCGTGACGGTCGGTGTCCTCTCCGGGCGCCGCCGGTTGGCATGA
- a CDS encoding extracellular solute-binding protein — translation MKKTLGAVALAGAAAVVLAGCAGGAPAEPETGDITVWLVGADTPQTARDYLKQTFESENEGWTLTIEEKTWADVSDTYTAALSSNDSPDVVEVGNTQALGFADAGLFLDISDIQEQLGGSDLLPGLVEAGTYDGSLYAAPYYAGGRIVFYSPMMVDEVPATLDDYVAEGVAMTTDTVSGIYAPGKDWYNALPYIWAYGGEIAVQDGGTWDAQFSSPESLEGLNLLQTVYEDATVAPADGNELMANIAFCNGEAGFISSPAWAAGNLTGAWPWADDDAGQNSEGCPDTYAADLGAFALPGLEAGETAPIFAGGSNVAVATKSAAPTKAKAALEIMLSEDYQKLLAEQGLTPGIISAASALPDTPIAQAQAAALANSKGTPASPNWAEVEAAQIIPDALVRIAQGEDVEAVATALDEQIEAILNQ, via the coding sequence ATGAAAAAGACGCTCGGAGCCGTCGCCCTCGCGGGCGCCGCGGCTGTCGTGCTGGCCGGCTGCGCCGGCGGTGCCCCCGCGGAGCCCGAAACGGGCGACATCACGGTGTGGCTCGTCGGAGCTGACACGCCACAGACCGCTCGTGACTACCTGAAGCAGACCTTCGAGTCCGAGAACGAGGGGTGGACCCTCACGATCGAGGAGAAGACCTGGGCTGACGTGTCCGACACGTACACGGCCGCGCTGTCTTCCAACGACTCGCCCGATGTCGTCGAGGTCGGCAACACGCAGGCGCTCGGCTTCGCCGACGCTGGCCTGTTCCTCGACATCTCCGACATCCAGGAGCAGCTCGGCGGGTCTGATCTGCTTCCCGGTCTCGTCGAGGCTGGTACGTACGACGGCTCGCTGTACGCCGCGCCCTACTACGCGGGCGGCCGCATCGTCTTCTACAGCCCCATGATGGTCGACGAGGTCCCCGCGACCCTCGATGACTACGTGGCCGAGGGCGTCGCCATGACCACCGACACCGTCTCGGGCATCTATGCGCCCGGCAAGGACTGGTACAACGCGCTTCCCTACATCTGGGCCTACGGCGGCGAGATCGCCGTTCAGGACGGCGGCACCTGGGATGCGCAGTTCTCGAGCCCCGAGAGCCTCGAGGGTCTCAATCTCCTGCAGACCGTGTACGAGGATGCCACGGTCGCGCCGGCCGACGGCAACGAGCTGATGGCCAACATCGCGTTCTGCAACGGTGAAGCCGGGTTCATCTCGAGCCCCGCCTGGGCCGCCGGCAACCTGACCGGTGCGTGGCCGTGGGCTGATGACGATGCCGGGCAGAACTCCGAAGGCTGCCCCGACACCTACGCTGCCGACCTCGGCGCGTTCGCCCTGCCGGGCCTCGAGGCCGGCGAGACCGCCCCGATCTTCGCCGGTGGTTCCAACGTCGCTGTCGCCACCAAGAGCGCCGCACCGACGAAGGCCAAGGCTGCGCTGGAGATCATGCTCTCCGAGGACTACCAGAAGCTCCTCGCCGAGCAGGGCCTCACTCCCGGAATCATTTCGGCGGCCTCTGCGCTTCCGGACACCCCGATCGCCCAGGCGCAGGCTGCGGCCCTCGCCAACTCGAAGGGCACGCCCGCCAGCCCGAACTGGGCTGAGGTCGAAGCGGCTCAGATCATCCCCGATGCTCTGGTGCGCATCGCCCAAGGTGAGGACGTCGAGGCGGTAGCGACCGCCCTCGACGAGCAGATCGAGGCCATTCTCAACCAGTGA
- a CDS encoding NUDIX hydrolase: MSGVVHVSAAVIVSTDGRALIVRKHGAVVFQQPGGKPDPGESATDAVLREVAEETGIRAAVEDLVALGRFEEAAANEPGHRVVADAYLLRVGEAHAQASAEIAELRWITEDDVASTPLAPLSRTHLIRVAWSGVADVDV, translated from the coding sequence GTGAGCGGCGTCGTACACGTGAGCGCGGCGGTGATCGTGTCCACCGATGGTCGCGCGCTGATCGTCCGCAAGCACGGCGCTGTCGTCTTTCAACAACCGGGCGGAAAGCCCGACCCGGGCGAGAGCGCGACGGATGCCGTCCTCCGTGAGGTCGCGGAAGAGACCGGCATCCGTGCCGCGGTCGAAGACCTCGTCGCGCTCGGCCGGTTCGAAGAGGCCGCCGCCAATGAGCCGGGGCATCGCGTGGTGGCGGATGCATATCTGCTGCGGGTCGGCGAGGCGCACGCGCAGGCGAGCGCCGAGATCGCGGAGCTGCGGTGGATCACCGAGGACGACGTGGCGTCGACGCCGCTGGCACCTCTCAGCCGCACGCACCTCATCCGCGTCGCCTGGAGCGGCGTGGCAGACGTCGACGTATAG
- the glyA gene encoding serine hydroxymethyltransferase, producing the protein MSDSFFSAPLAEVDPEIAQVLDRELARQQGYLEMIASENFVPVSVLQSQGSVLTNKYAEGYPGRRYYGGCEEVDVAEELAIARAKDLFGAAYANVQPHSGATANAAVLHAIARPGDTLLGLSLDHGGHLTHGMKANFSGRLYDIVAYGVDPETSLIDMDEVRRLALEHRPQVIIAGWSAYPRQLDFARFREIADEVDALLWVDMAHFAGLVAGGVHPSPVPHAHVVSSTVHKTIGGPRSGFILTNDEALARKINSAVFPGQQGGPLMHVIAAKATAFKLAATPEFRERQQRTVRGAKILADRLAQRDVADAGISVRSAGTDVHLVLVDLRNAVIDGKQAEDLLHEIQITVNRNAVPNDPRPPMVTSGLRIGTPALATRGFGDAEFAEVADIIALALLPEPDVDALRARVATLTEAFPLYPGLSQ; encoded by the coding sequence ATGAGCGACTCGTTCTTTTCCGCCCCGCTCGCTGAAGTCGATCCCGAGATCGCCCAGGTCCTCGACCGTGAGCTGGCTCGCCAGCAGGGCTATCTCGAGATGATCGCCTCCGAGAACTTCGTGCCTGTCTCGGTGCTGCAGTCGCAGGGATCCGTGCTCACGAACAAGTACGCCGAGGGCTACCCCGGCAGACGCTACTACGGCGGCTGCGAAGAGGTCGACGTGGCCGAGGAGCTCGCGATCGCCCGCGCGAAAGACCTGTTCGGCGCCGCGTACGCGAATGTGCAGCCGCATTCCGGAGCTACCGCCAATGCCGCAGTGCTGCACGCGATCGCGCGTCCCGGCGACACGCTCCTCGGTCTGTCGCTTGATCACGGCGGGCACCTGACCCACGGCATGAAGGCGAACTTCTCGGGCCGCCTCTACGACATCGTCGCCTACGGTGTGGATCCCGAGACGAGCCTCATCGACATGGATGAGGTGCGTCGCCTCGCGCTCGAGCACCGTCCGCAGGTGATCATCGCCGGGTGGTCGGCCTACCCGCGCCAGCTCGACTTCGCACGCTTCCGTGAGATCGCCGACGAGGTCGACGCGTTGCTCTGGGTCGACATGGCCCACTTCGCCGGGCTCGTGGCCGGTGGCGTGCATCCCTCACCCGTGCCGCACGCGCACGTCGTGTCATCCACGGTTCACAAGACCATCGGTGGACCGCGGTCGGGATTCATCCTGACCAACGACGAAGCGCTCGCGAGGAAGATCAACTCCGCGGTCTTCCCGGGGCAGCAGGGCGGACCCCTGATGCATGTGATCGCGGCGAAGGCGACAGCCTTCAAGCTGGCTGCGACGCCGGAGTTCCGCGAACGGCAGCAGCGCACGGTGCGCGGAGCCAAGATCCTCGCCGACCGGCTCGCGCAGCGCGATGTCGCAGATGCCGGCATCTCGGTGCGCTCGGCTGGCACCGATGTGCACCTCGTGCTTGTCGACCTGCGAAACGCAGTGATCGACGGGAAGCAGGCGGAGGATCTGCTGCACGAGATCCAGATCACCGTGAACCGCAACGCGGTTCCGAACGACCCTCGGCCGCCGATGGTCACGTCGGGACTGCGCATCGGTACTCCGGCGCTCGCCACCCGCGGATTCGGCGATGCGGAGTTCGCCGAGGTCGCCGACATCATCGCGCTCGCGCTCCTCCCGGAGCCCGACGTCGATGCCCTGCGTGCGCGGGTCGCGACCCTGACCGAGGCGTTCCCGCTCTACCCGGGCCTGTCCCAGTAG
- a CDS encoding carbohydrate ABC transporter permease, whose translation MSTQITPATQLGTIGIDDEPRIRPRGARSPRREGLRRPSPRKVLTRTFLNIAAAVVFVMSVFPVYWMVNMSFTPTNEIISRDPSFVPLDFTLENYITAWTREAAPGQTDFPHALGTTVTVTIGVLIVTLLFAFLASVAVARFRFGGKRGFIVAVLVVQMIPGEAMMFTIYGMIDDWHLMNTLLGLGIVYTAAVIPFTIWTLRGFVAGVPADLEEAAMIDGCTKSQAFWKVTFPLLAPGLVATGIFAFIQSWNEFTMALLMMKGYNLTLMPWLNAFQSSSVGGAVNWGAVMAGSTLIALPVVIFFLIVQGRMTGGLVAGAVKG comes from the coding sequence GTGAGCACCCAGATCACCCCCGCCACCCAGCTCGGCACGATCGGCATCGACGACGAGCCCCGCATCCGTCCGCGCGGCGCGCGTTCTCCGAGGCGAGAGGGACTGCGCAGGCCCAGCCCCCGCAAGGTTCTGACGCGCACGTTCCTGAACATCGCGGCAGCTGTCGTCTTCGTGATGTCGGTGTTCCCGGTCTACTGGATGGTGAACATGTCGTTCACGCCCACGAACGAGATCATCAGCCGCGACCCCAGCTTCGTCCCGCTCGACTTCACGCTCGAGAACTACATCACGGCCTGGACGCGCGAGGCAGCTCCCGGCCAGACGGACTTCCCGCACGCGCTCGGCACCACCGTGACGGTCACGATCGGCGTCCTCATCGTCACGCTGCTGTTCGCCTTCCTCGCCTCCGTCGCCGTCGCGCGCTTCCGGTTCGGCGGCAAGCGCGGATTCATCGTTGCCGTGCTGGTGGTGCAGATGATCCCCGGCGAGGCGATGATGTTCACGATCTACGGAATGATCGACGACTGGCACCTCATGAACACCCTCCTGGGCCTGGGCATCGTCTACACCGCCGCCGTGATCCCGTTCACCATCTGGACGCTCCGTGGGTTCGTCGCGGGAGTTCCGGCCGACCTCGAAGAGGCAGCCATGATCGATGGCTGCACCAAGTCCCAGGCGTTCTGGAAGGTCACCTTCCCGCTTCTGGCACCCGGCCTCGTGGCCACGGGGATCTTCGCGTTCATCCAGTCGTGGAACGAGTTCACGATGGCCCTGCTCATGATGAAGGGCTACAACCTCACGCTGATGCCGTGGCTGAACGCCTTCCAGTCCTCGTCGGTCGGCGGTGCCGTGAACTGGGGCGCGGTGATGGCCGGATCCACCCTGATCGCCCTCCCGGTGGTCATCTTCTTCCTCATCGTCCAGGGTCGGATGACCGGTGGACTCGTCGCCGGAGCGGTCAAGGGCTGA